A region of Drosophila suzukii chromosome 2L, CBGP_Dsuzu_IsoJpt1.0, whole genome shotgun sequence DNA encodes the following proteins:
- the CdGAPr gene encoding GTPase-activating protein CdGAPr, translated as MSDKVSTSLAAQLHSHALASAEGSGGIGGVSACHASTDKDIHAPPLQFEIDAPAAAISAQLNFKIVPADSLPGLSYQDMFASMNTSQISNASTESSCSPPIQGAIPPPKPSRHMAVQPLNSKSCRFPKLEECAHFHYERVQLGPLSVQLLDDKSEHMGSSIASQSIGGDLPHSSLRSFSPESCWFIIRVCPQRCEPFLIKRSFENMQLLDEMLHRCVYDRKISGLRNMEELAAELPSESDVEYAVAKYLERFSMIASDSLTCGTILTWLQLDNKGRRLPLADGETQRTINTPAVGAAYGVRRYQAQAPDEINIEVGDMISVIDMPSPAESIWWRGKKSHLQKSLYEVGFFPQSCVATIGDKVPRNFPMPAPLVGHLDASPTKPVLRKHGKLIAFFRSFILSRPSRRRLKQSGIYRERVFNCDLSEHLLNSGQDIPMVLRSCAEFIENYGVIDGIYRLSGITSNIQRLRRAFDEERVPDLGNPEMKQDIHAVSSLLKMYFRELPNPLCTYQLYDNFVEAIQVKADEADERLRLMKETVLKLPPPHYRTLKYLAEHLFKVSQHHERTGMTDKNLAIVWAPNLLRSPALESGGVAALRGVGVQAVVTEYLIRNCHNIFDALDDHPSRQSMVASAAAAASAGGELRLESLTDCESLLVEQREQDQSLGMVERPKSLSTGGAKLISLEEAQERHSRVDGADLKQSLPISMLTSTSSNAASNIGSYIEVGGGPSSLPDKYHTVLSAPRSWQKRKPDKTPSWKSIFTRSQRQGNPDPGQKITTDAKDSVASRVSFVQASHAHASKELTKHDKPKSIELLETTSNERDPKPMDLCIRSNSIDSLRTVGHSRSVSHDSYFDLLQSPQRGHMTTCPSRELSELGLNFDREEPEMRIFSESESLVSSPRVGKENVPPATGCATRRIMRARPEEFSSQTNSVNPSPKKQPRLNLLSPSSARTMPPPPPLAAGAASSSCGHESAGAENCCKRYKLEDQLCDIQFIDCGTPETVPTTQQQFASVEVHPPPKPARAAAQSPISPSTAASAGSSTPSTRYSYPSVQLGAKRKEQQAAKERFSYQGTFTQPGQKQEPPAPRTVHANNTATLRKSRVDPVELDGQIKLSVPTPTTPGRSPRYSLLLCDTESSENSSAVNTPQYDMEPLMLASAMSGVSGVSSNMQQQLLLGIDTDSIYQGSSHESLGQQFNNIQDAEQRDMNALKRELSLDLQPLQSRLPQPANRAATLPVKEHLQAAAAAAMCSSPNNSNFTDNTSQSVTPSEYGYQHLQRQLSMHSLLATDDSSPVYEDFEQTPVKMVPTSPIKSTISITYKSPEKEKKPAPLLETNFDENIVYEQVKLFRNSVTEVNQMLHERSSLKQIAEEEQQDGGAFRAAEMTQQLLQLEQDQQQEQQQQEEEEPEDEEQSQLLYENIELRKPKTVYENLRGEEMKFIIEEQKPSSDRIELDSLDSLPDNMEHEHTSPSKSPSFSVKELANKFESSPVEQLPSFDFSVRGGSMKKPNELSVPKAMPAPVPLKKLNSSAQKITRSLDENAFVREFGGKQLQDLSVSGKLPEVMSEVNSRRKSFDFTRPKTLNPPKRLPGMSITEEICQKRGGEPEPITPTTENRISLIQQNNMPKEQQGAANQFLPPAGRKNVLTGVILDRERIDKIKEERRQQLTQKYYGDTLKSRSRTELNAEDNFPATESLRIKSKSRGDMHALQKDMDMNLKQLTRVAGGGSESTLHMGVGMGQGNGQEQLAQQRVRRISDEKNQNCDTSNGGVSGVTATSLLSVKTAAQKYGSTSKAPANKFERGQPMPRERLQRNSLAESTSGTNNREKISPQFSIRDVTAMFESRSQNQ; from the exons ATGTCGGACAAGGTGAGCACATCCTTGGCAGCCCAACTGCATTCCCATGCCCTGGCATCGGCGGAAGGTAGTGGTGGTATTGGTGGAGTGAGCGCCTGCCATGCCAGCACAGATAAGGACATCCATGCTCCTCCTCTCCAGTTCGAAATAGATGCGCCGGCGGCTGCGATCAGTGCCCAGCTGAATTTCAAAATCGTACCCGCCGACAGTTTGCCCGGGCTGAGCTACCAGGACATGTTTGCCTCCATGAATACATCACAAATCTCCAATGCCTCCACGGAGTCCAGCTGCAGTCCGCCCATTCAGGGCGCGATACCGCCACCAAAGCCCAGTCGTCACATGGCCGTGCAGCCGCTGAATAGC AAATCCTGCCGATTTCCCAAGCTAGAGGAGTGCGCCCACTTCCACTACGAACGGGTACAGCTGGGTCCGCTCTCCGTGCAGCTTTTGGATGACAAATCGGAGCATATGGGCAGTAGTATTGCCTCGCAGTCCATCGGCGGTGACCTGCCGCACAGCTCGCTGCGTAGCTTCTCCCCGGAGAGCTGCTGGTTCATCATCCGCGTGTGCCCACAGCGCTGCGAACCGTTCCTTATCAAGCGGAGCTTTGAGAACATGCAGCTGCTGGACGAGATGCTCCACCGGTGCGTGTATGACCGGAAAATCAGCGGACTACGCAACATGGAGGAACTGGCAGCCGAACTGCCCAGCGAGTCGGATGTGGAGTATGCGGTGGCCAAGTACCTGGAGCGTTTCTCGATGATCGCCTCCGATTCACTGACCTGCGGCACTATTCTCACCTGGCTGCAGCTGGACAACAAGGGCAGGCGACTCCCACTGGCAGATGGTGAGACACAAAGGACTATCAACACGCCGGCGGTTGGGGCTGCCTATGGAGTGAGACGCTATCAGGCCCAGGCTCCCGACGAGATCAACATCGAGGTGGGCGACATGATCTCCGTGATCGATATGCCCAGTCCGGCGGAATCGATTTGGTGGCGTGGCAAGAAGTCGCATCTCCAGAAGTCCCTCTACGAGGTGGGCTTTTTTCCCCAATCCTGTGTGGCCACCATTGGCGACAAGGTGCCGAGGAATTTTCCCATGCCGGCTCCGCTCGTGGGTCACCTGGATGCTTCACCCACTAAGCCAGTGCTGCGCAAGCACGGCAAACTGATCGCCTTCTTCCGTTCCTTCATCCTGTCGCGACCATCCCGCCGTCGCTTGAAACAGAGCGGCATTTACCGCGAGCGCGTCTTTAACTGTGACCTGTCCGAGCACCTGCTGAACAGCGGCCAGGACATTCCCATGGTCCTGCGCTCCTGCGCAGAGTTTATCGAAAACTATGGCGTTATAGACGGAATATACCGGCTCTCTGGCATCACCTCCAACATCCAGCGTCTGAGGCGTGCCTTCGATGAGGAGCGTGTGCCGGATTTAGGTAATCCGGAGATGAAGCAGGACATCCATGCGGTCAGTTCGCTGCTCAAAATGTATTTCCGTGAGCTTCCCAATCCCCTGTGCACCTACCAGCTGTACGACAACTTTGTGGAGGCTATACAAGTGAAGGCCGACGAGGCGGACGAGCGGTTGCGACTCATGAAGGAGACGGTGCTCAAGCTGCCACCGCCACACTATAG AACTCTTAAATATCTGGCCGAGCATCTGTTTAAGGTGTCCCAGCACCACGAACGCACTGGAATGACGGACAAGAATCTGGCCATTGTGTGGGCACCAAACCTACTGCGCTCTCCCGCCCTTGAGTCAGGGGGCGTGGCTGCCCTACGAGGCGTGGGCGTCCAGGCGGTGGTCACCGAGTACCTGATACGGAATTGCCATAACATCTTCGACGCTCTGGATGATCATCCTTCGCGGCAGAGCATGGTGGCGAGTGCTGCGGCGGCTGCGTCTGCGGGTGGAGAGCTGCGTTTGGAATCGCTGACAGATTGCGAAAGTCTGCTGGTGGAGCAGCGGGAGCAGGATCAATCGTTGGGCATGGTAGAGCGACCTAAGAGCTTAAGCACTGGTGGAGCCAAATTGATAAGTCTGGAGGAGGCTCAGGAGAGGCATTCGCGGGTAGATGGCGCCGACCTCAAGCAGTCACTGCCCATTAGCATGCTTACCAGTACGAGCAGTAATGCCGCCTCCAACATCGGCTCCTATATCGAAGTGGGCGGTGGTCCTTCTAGCTTGCCAGATAAATACCACACGGTGCTGTCGGCACCACGTAGCTGGCAAAAACGTAAGCCGGACAAGACGCCCTCTTGGAAGTCGATATTCACGCGCAGTCAGCGGCAAGGCAATCCCGATCCTGGCCAGAAAATCACCACAGATGCCAAGGATTCCGTTGCTTCACGGGTAAGCTTCGTGCAGGCCTCGCATGCACATGCCAGCAAGGAACTTACGAAGCACGACAAACCGAAATCCATTGAACTCCTGGAGACCACGAGCAACGAGCGAGATCCCAAGCCAATGGACCTGTGCATACGGTCCAATTCGATTGATAGCCTGCGCACAGTGGGTCATTCAAGGAGCGTTTCCCACGACTCCTACTTCGATCTGCTGCAGTCGCCACAAAGGGGACACATGACCACCTGTCCGTCTCGGGAGCTCTCCGAACTGGGTCTGAATTTCGATCGGGAGGAGCCGGAAATGCGCATCTTCTCGGAGAGCGAGTCATTGGTCAGCTCCCCGCGGGTGGGCAAGGAAAATGTCCCTCCTGCCACCGGCTGTGCCACACGTCGCATAATGCGCGCCCGGCCGGAGGAGTTCTCCAGCCAGACGAACAGCGTTAATCCCAGTCCCAAGAAACAGCCACGTCTCAATCTCCTCTCCCCCAGCTCGGCCAGAACAATGCCGCCACCGCCTCCACTAGCAGCTGGTGCTGCGTCTTCCTCTTGTGGCCACGAATCTGCTGGAGCGGAGAACTGTTGCAAACGTTACAAGTTGGAAGATCAGCTGTGCGACATCCAGTTTATTGACTGTGGAACTCCGGAAACTGTGCCCACCACCCAACAGCAGTTCGCCAGTGTTGAAGTGCATCCACCACCGAAGCCGGCGAGGGCTGCTGCCCAATCGCCCATTTCGCCGTCGACGGCTGCGTCGGCCGGTTCCTCCACCCCGTCGACCCGCTACAGTTATCCGTCGGTCCAACTGGGTGCCAAGCGGAAGGAGCAGCAGGCTGCCAAAGAGAGATTTAGCTACCAGGGCACCTTCACGCAGCCAGGACAGAAGCAGGAGCCTCCAGCTCCCAGGACAGTGCA TGCAAACAACACCGCTACTCTGAGGAAATCACGAGTGGATCCTGTCGAGCTTGATGGCCAGATCAAGCTCTCTGTGCCCACACCCACAACTCCTGGGCGCAGCCCTCGTTACTCCCTTTTGTTGTGCGACACCGAAAGCTCTGAGAACAGCTCGGCTGTGAACACACCACAATACGACATGGAGCCCCTCATGCTGGCTTCGGCCATGTCCGGCGTATCCGGAGTTTCTTCCAACATGCAACAGCAGCTGCTCCTAGGAATAGACACGGACAGCATTTACCAGGGCAGCTCGCACGAGAGTCTGGGACAGCAG TTCAACAACATCCAGGATGCGGAACAACGTGATATGAATGCTCTTAAGCGGGAGCTTTCTCTAGATCTTCAGCCACTGCAGTCGCGCTTGCCACAGCCGGCGAATCGGGCAGCCACATTGCCCGTGAAGGAACATTTGCaggcagcggcggcggcagccATGTGCTCCTCCCCCAACAACTCCAATTTCACGGACAACACTAGTCAGTCGGTGACGCCCAGCGAGTATGGCTACCAGCATTTGCAGCGCCAGCTGAGCATGCACTCCCTGCTGGCCACCGATGATAGTTCGCCGGTGTACGAGGACTTCGAACAGACTCCGGTCAAGATGGTGCCCACCAGCCCCATTAAATCCACCATTAGCATcacatacaaatcgccggagAAGGAGAAGAAACCTGCTCCACTTTTGGAGACCAATTTCGATGAGAACATTGTTTATGAGCAGGTGAAGTTGTTCCGTAACTCGGTGACCGAGGTCAATCAAATGCTGCACGAGCGATCCAGCCTGAAGCAGATCGCCGAGGAAGAGCAGCAGGATGGAGGTGCCTTTAGGGCGGCGGAGATGACGCAGCAACTGTTGCAGCTGGAACAGGATCAGCAgcaagagcagcagcagcaggaggagGAAGAGCCGGAGGATGAGGAGCAGTCCCAGTTGCTCTACGAAAACATTGAGCTGCGCAAACCGAAAACAGTTTACGAAAATCTACGTGGCGAGGAGATGAAATTCATCATAGAAGAACAAAAGCCGAGCAGTGATAGAATCGAACTCGATAGTCTAGACAGTTTGCCAGACAACATGGAACACGAGCATACGTCACCCAGCAAGTCGCCCTCCTTCAGTGTCAAGGAATTGGCCAACAAATTCGAGAGTTCGCCGGTGGAGCAGCTGCCCAGCTTCGATTTCTCAGTGCGCGGCGGCTCGATGAAGAAGCCCAACGAACTGAGCGTGCCCAAGGCCATGCCGGCACCCGTGCCCCTCAAGAAACTTAATAGCAGTGCCCAGAAGATAACGCGCTCGCTAGATGAGAACGCCTTTGTCCGCGAGTTTGGGGGCAAGCAACTACAAGATCTATCTGTTTCGGGCAAGCTACCCGAGGTGATGTCAGAGGTCAACAGCAGGCGCAAGAGTTTCGATTTCACGCGACCCAAGACCCTGAATCCCCCCAAGCGTTTGCCGGGTATGAGCATCACCGAGGAGATTTGTCAGAAGCGTGGTGGCGAACCGGAGCCCATTACGCCCACTACCGAGAATCGCATTTCGCTTATCCAGCAGAATAACATGCCCAAGGAGCAGCAGGGGGCAGCTAATCAGTTCCTGCCTCCGGCGGGACGAAAAAACGTGTTAACCGGCGTGATCCTGGATCGCGAGCGCATCGACAAGATCAAGGAGGAGCGGCGTCAGCAGCTCACGCAGAAGTACTATGGCGACACTCTAAAATCTCGCTCGCGCACGGAACTCAACGCAGAAGACAACTTCCCGGCTACAGAATCGCTGCGTATCAAGTCCAAATCCCGTGGCGATATGCACGCTCTGCAAAAGGACATGGACATGAATCTGAAACAGTTGACCCGCGTGGCTGGTGGTGGGTCGGAGAGCACCCTCCACATGGGCGTGGGCATGGGCCAGGGTAATGGACAGGAGCAGCTAGCACAACAGCGGGTGCGCAGGATTTCGGACGAGAAGAATCAAAATTGTGATACCAGTAATGGTGGCGTGAGTGGAGTAACCGCCACCTCGCTGCTCAGCGTCAAGACGGCGGCCCAGAAATATGGAAGCACCAGCAAGGCGCCAGCGAATAAGTTTGAGCGTGGCCAGCCCATGCCGCGCGAGCGTTTACAGCGGAACTCGTTGGCCGAGAGCACTTCAGGCACCAA CAACAGAGAAAAGATCTCACCACAATTCTCAATACGCGACGTGACAGCGATGTTCGAATCTCGGTCACAAAACCAATAG